The proteins below come from a single Malus sylvestris chromosome 3, drMalSylv7.2, whole genome shotgun sequence genomic window:
- the LOC126616252 gene encoding DNA damage-repair/toleration protein DRT100-like — translation MGAVRLYLTAVAITLFAVTCAVQGCPPSDRAALLAFKSALHESKHGIFNSWVGTDCCHNWKGISCDQQSRRVADINLRGESEDPIYEKSHRTGYMTGTISPAICRLTRLSSVTIADWKGITGEIPKCITTLPFLRILDLIGNRISGEIPAGIGRLHRLTVLNFADNLISGPIPASLTNLSSLMHLDLRNNKILGELPRDFGRLGMMSRALLSRNLITGTIPSSISQIYRLADLDLSLNQLSGPIPATIGKMAVLATLNLDCNKISGRIPPSLIVSAISNLNLSRNSLSGLIPDVFGPRSYFTAIDLSFNSLRGDIPKSIISASYIGHLDLSHNHLCGRIPAGSPFDHLEASSFSYNDCLCGKPLKTC, via the coding sequence ATGGGAGCTGTGCGTCTTTACTTAACGGCAGTGGCCATTACACTCTTCGCAGTTACTTGTGCCGTTCAGGGCTGTCCGCCTTCAGACCGGGCAGCTCTGCTGGCTTTCAAGTCGGCGCTCCACGAATCGAAGCATGGGATCTTCAACTCGTGGGTCGGTACCGATTGCTGCCACAACTGGAAAGGCATCAGCTGCGATCAACAGTCCCGCCGTGTTGCCGACATAAACCTGAGGGGCGAGTCCGAGGACCCGATTTACGAGAAGTCCCACCGGACCGGGTACATGACCGGTACGATCTCCCCGGCCATCTGCCGCCTCACTCGTCTCTCCAGCGTCACCATCGCCGACTGGAAGGGAATTACCGGCGAGATTCCGAAATGCATCACTACGCTCCCTTTCCTCCGCATCCTTGACCTCATCGGAAACAGAATTTCCGGCGAGATTCCTGCCGGTATCGGACGGCTACACCGTCTCACGGTTCTCAACTTCGCCGATAACCTCATCTCCGGCCCAATACCAGCCTCGCTCACCAACCTCTCCAGCCTCATGCACCTTGACCTCCGAAACAACAAAATATTGGGCGAGTTGCCCCGAGATTTTGGCCGACTAGGAATGATGAGCCGGGCTTTGCTGAGCCGAAACTTGATCACCGGTACCATCCCGAGCTCGATCTCGCAAATTTACCGTCTCGCGGATCTGGATCTTTCCTTGAACCAGCTTTCGGGTCCGATTCCTGCTACAATCGGCAAAATGGCGGTTCTTGCAACGCTAAATCTCGATTGCAACAAAATATCGGGTCGTATACCGCCCAGTTTAATTGTATCGGCCATTAGCAACTTGAACTTGAGCCGAAACTCTCTTTCGGGCCTGATACCGGATGTTTTCGGACCGCGATCCTACTTCACGGCGATTGATTTGTCGTTCAATAGTTTAAGGGGCGATATCCCGAAATCTATCATTTCGGCTTCATATATCGGGCACTTAGATTTGAGCCACAACCACCTTTGCGGGCGGATTCCGGCCGGCTCGCCGTTCGACCACCTTGAAGCGTCGTCTTTTAGCTACAACGATTGCTTATGTGGCAAGCCACTAAAAACTTGCTAG